One Pseudomonas tolaasii NCPPB 2192 genomic window carries:
- a CDS encoding class II aldolase/adducin family protein produces MSSVTSLSSVSSNVRQRVTPEEWEVRVKLAAAYRLAALYKWTDHIYTHFSARVPGPEEHFLINAFGLLFDEISASNLVKVDLDGTIVDDPTGLGINYAGYVIHSAIHGARPDLQAVLHTHTRDGIAVSAQKDGLLPISQHSIAFSGRVAYHGYEGVALDLDERERLVADLGDKSVMILRNHGLLTAGVSVEHAFQQLQGLERACNIQIAAQAGGNAELIFPPAEVVAKVEQQAKVFSNGEGPGVARHWNALIRQLERTDTDYKT; encoded by the coding sequence ATGAGCAGCGTCACCTCGCTATCGAGTGTCTCCAGTAACGTCCGCCAGCGCGTCACGCCAGAAGAGTGGGAAGTGCGCGTCAAACTGGCCGCGGCCTATCGACTGGCGGCCTTGTACAAATGGACCGACCACATCTACACGCACTTTTCCGCCCGCGTACCGGGGCCGGAGGAGCATTTCCTGATCAATGCCTTTGGCTTGTTGTTTGATGAAATCAGCGCTTCCAACCTGGTCAAGGTCGACCTCGACGGCACCATCGTCGACGACCCGACCGGGTTGGGCATCAACTACGCAGGGTACGTGATTCACAGTGCCATCCATGGTGCGCGCCCTGATCTGCAAGCGGTGCTGCACACGCATACCCGCGACGGCATTGCCGTGTCGGCGCAGAAAGACGGCTTGTTGCCGATTTCCCAACATTCCATCGCATTCTCCGGACGCGTCGCGTACCACGGCTATGAAGGTGTGGCGCTGGACCTGGACGAGCGTGAGCGGCTGGTGGCGGACCTGGGCGACAAGAGCGTGATGATTTTGCGCAATCATGGCCTGCTGACGGCGGGCGTGAGCGTTGAACATGCGTTTCAGCAACTGCAAGGGTTGGAGCGCGCGTGCAATATCCAGATTGCGGCGCAGGCGGGGGGGAACGCGGAGTTGATCTTCCCGCCAGCCGAGGTGGTGGCCAAGGTGGAACAACAGGCCAAGGTGTTCAGCAACGGTGAAGGGCCGGGGGTGGCCAGGCATTGGAATGCGCTGATTCGGCAGTTGGAGCGTACGGATACGGACTACAAAACCTGA
- a CDS encoding LysR family transcriptional regulator gives MKIDDIDAFVEVIRCQSISHAAESLQLTQPAITRRVQNFEQALGVELFDRNTKPLKPTLIGTRVYEQCRLILREMDALRELVATDAPPTGLLRLGVPQTIGDVVLLDALKHLRTEYPDLRAQVATGWGSQLVGKIERGELDAAAALFPAGKIFPDNIVGQSVGKMELVAVCALSQLPKKPCKLADVYQNGWILNPDGCGFRAGLQRTLSDQGLALRVNLETFGTELQLGLVADGLGLGLVPRPLLERSAHREQLAVMPLKDFKPVMDLWLIYPHFLGNLQGPVDAFGEWVAASLHKVPDAA, from the coding sequence ATGAAAATTGACGATATCGATGCCTTTGTCGAAGTGATTCGTTGCCAGTCCATCAGCCACGCCGCCGAGTCGTTGCAACTGACCCAGCCGGCCATTACCCGCCGTGTGCAGAACTTCGAGCAAGCGCTGGGGGTGGAGCTGTTCGACCGCAATACCAAGCCCCTCAAGCCTACGCTTATCGGCACCCGCGTTTATGAACAATGCCGGCTGATCCTGCGTGAAATGGATGCCCTGCGCGAGCTGGTGGCCACCGATGCGCCGCCCACCGGCCTGCTGCGCCTGGGCGTGCCGCAGACCATCGGTGACGTGGTGTTGCTCGATGCGCTCAAGCACTTGCGCACCGAATACCCTGACCTGCGCGCCCAAGTGGCGACGGGGTGGGGCAGCCAATTGGTCGGCAAGATCGAGCGCGGCGAGCTGGACGCCGCGGCGGCGCTGTTTCCGGCAGGCAAGATTTTCCCGGACAACATCGTCGGCCAATCCGTCGGCAAGATGGAGCTGGTGGCGGTGTGCGCCCTATCCCAACTGCCGAAAAAGCCGTGCAAGCTGGCGGATGTGTACCAGAATGGCTGGATTCTCAACCCGGATGGCTGCGGTTTCCGCGCGGGGTTGCAGCGCACCTTGTCGGATCAGGGCCTGGCGTTGCGGGTGAACCTGGAGACGTTCGGCACCGAACTGCAATTGGGCCTGGTGGCGGACGGTTTGGGGCTGGGGCTGGTGCCGCGCCCGTTGCTGGAGCGCAGCGCGCACCGTGAGCAATTGGCGGTGATGCCGCTCAAGGACTTCAAGCCGGTGATGGATTTGTGGCTGATCTACCCGCATTTTCTCGGCAACCTGCAGGGGCCGGTGGATGCGTTCGGCGAGTGGGTGGCTGCCTCTTTGCATAAAGTCCCTGACGCCGCCTGA
- a CDS encoding ABC transporter substrate-binding protein, whose protein sequence is MVFTTPFKRLLLGTALAFGLLGSVTAADLQPLRVANQKSTIKALLEASGETQHVPYEIRWSEFPSASPLGEALNAGAVDVGALGDAPYVFALGAGASLKVVSIIHAEGRNTTALLVPKDSPIKTVADLKGKKIVTGRGSIGHYLALKALASAGLSSRDVEFVFLLPAESRLVLDNGTVDAWATWDPYTTVVTSQSQARVLISGNTLLSNHLYFAATGQAIADKRVQLDDFVARVDRAYAWANAHPDEYAAAQAKITGLPLAVHLAVAKDTHLSPVTIDDSVISGLQATADTYEQEGLINKHIDVSQGFDKSFNAKRVPLSQASR, encoded by the coding sequence ATGGTCTTTACCACCCCTTTCAAACGCTTGCTCCTGGGCACTGCCCTCGCCTTCGGCCTGCTCGGCAGCGTCACCGCCGCCGACTTGCAACCACTGCGCGTGGCCAATCAGAAATCCACGATCAAGGCCTTGCTGGAAGCCTCTGGCGAAACCCAGCATGTGCCCTACGAAATCCGCTGGTCGGAGTTCCCGTCCGCCTCGCCGCTGGGTGAAGCCTTGAACGCAGGCGCAGTGGATGTGGGCGCCCTGGGCGATGCGCCTTACGTGTTCGCCCTCGGCGCCGGTGCCTCGCTCAAGGTGGTCAGCATCATCCACGCCGAAGGGCGCAACACCACCGCGCTGCTGGTGCCCAAGGATTCACCGATCAAGACCGTGGCTGATCTCAAGGGCAAGAAAATCGTCACCGGGCGCGGTTCCATCGGCCATTACCTGGCACTCAAGGCGCTGGCCAGCGCGGGCCTGAGTTCCAGGGACGTCGAGTTTGTGTTCCTGCTGCCGGCCGAATCGCGTCTGGTGCTGGACAACGGCACCGTCGACGCCTGGGCCACCTGGGACCCGTACACCACCGTGGTGACCTCGCAAAGCCAGGCCCGCGTACTGATCAGCGGCAACACGCTGTTGAGCAACCACCTGTATTTCGCCGCCACCGGCCAGGCCATCGCCGACAAGCGCGTGCAACTGGATGACTTTGTGGCCCGTGTGGACCGTGCGTATGCCTGGGCCAACGCACACCCGGATGAGTACGCCGCCGCCCAGGCGAAAATCACCGGCCTGCCCCTGGCCGTGCACCTCGCGGTGGCCAAGGACACTCACCTGAGCCCGGTCACCATCGACGACAGCGTGATCAGCGGCCTGCAAGCCACCGCCGACACCTATGAACAGGAAGGCCTGATCAACAAACATATCGATGTGTCCCAAGGATTCGACAAGAGCTTTAACGCCAAGCGCGTCCCTCTTTCCCAAGCCTCGCGCTAA
- a CDS encoding LLM class flavin-dependent oxidoreductase, translated as MSKPHPLKPRHLKLGAMVHGVGHGWGEWRHPQAQPNASTSFAFYKQQTQLAEAAKFDFVFIADSLHIHAKSSPHYLNRFEPLTILSALAALTTNIGLVATVTVSYTEPYQVARQFASLDHISGGRAGWNVVTSWLSGTADNFGKAEHPPHAVRYRIAREHLNVVKGLWDSWEDDAFAYNKQSGEFFTPHKLHALNHKGEFFSVKGPLNIARSRQGQPVIFQAGTSEDGRNFAAEHSDAIFVHVESIEEAKTYTADLKRRATGFGRDAASLSILPGIRPIVGRDAAEVESRYQQAVELVSIEDAIVALGRPFNDHDFSQYPLDAPFPELGDLGANSQKGGSDRIKQLARDEGLTLREVALRFSRPKRDFVGTPEQVADAIQTWFETGASDGFIINSVLPDGLQYFTELVVPVLQQRGLFRTEYTGHTLRDNLGLEVPANRYSVAEVEPALHAVEQRSA; from the coding sequence ATGAGCAAGCCACATCCATTGAAGCCTCGCCATTTGAAACTCGGCGCCATGGTCCACGGTGTCGGCCACGGCTGGGGCGAATGGCGCCACCCGCAGGCGCAACCGAACGCCAGCACCAGCTTTGCGTTCTACAAACAGCAGACGCAACTGGCCGAAGCCGCCAAATTTGACTTCGTGTTCATTGCCGACAGCCTGCACATCCACGCCAAATCCAGCCCCCATTACCTCAACCGTTTCGAGCCGCTGACCATCCTTTCGGCCCTCGCCGCACTGACGACGAATATCGGCCTGGTCGCCACCGTCACCGTCAGCTACACCGAGCCCTATCAGGTGGCCCGTCAGTTCGCCTCTTTGGACCATATCAGCGGTGGCCGCGCCGGCTGGAACGTGGTCACTTCCTGGCTCAGCGGCACCGCCGACAACTTCGGCAAGGCCGAGCATCCGCCCCACGCCGTGCGCTACCGCATCGCCAGGGAACACCTCAATGTAGTCAAAGGCCTGTGGGACTCGTGGGAAGACGACGCGTTTGCCTACAACAAGCAAAGCGGCGAGTTTTTCACCCCGCACAAGCTGCATGCGCTGAACCACAAGGGCGAATTTTTCTCGGTGAAAGGCCCACTGAACATCGCCCGTTCGCGCCAGGGCCAACCGGTGATTTTTCAGGCGGGCACTTCCGAAGACGGGCGCAACTTTGCCGCCGAACATTCCGATGCGATTTTCGTGCACGTTGAATCCATCGAAGAAGCCAAAACCTACACCGCCGACCTGAAACGCCGCGCCACAGGGTTTGGCCGTGACGCCGCCAGCCTGTCGATCCTGCCGGGCATTCGCCCGATTGTCGGGCGTGACGCGGCTGAGGTGGAAAGCCGCTATCAGCAGGCCGTGGAACTGGTGTCCATCGAAGACGCCATCGTCGCCCTTGGCCGCCCGTTCAATGACCATGATTTCAGCCAATACCCGCTGGATGCGCCGTTCCCCGAGCTCGGCGACCTGGGCGCCAACAGCCAGAAAGGCGGTTCCGACCGCATCAAGCAATTGGCCAGGGATGAAGGTCTGACCTTGCGCGAAGTGGCCCTGCGCTTTTCACGGCCCAAGCGCGATTTTGTCGGCACCCCGGAACAAGTCGCCGACGCGATCCAGACCTGGTTCGAAACCGGCGCCAGCGACGGCTTCATCATCAACTCGGTACTGCCTGACGGCCTGCAATACTTCACCGAACTGGTGGTGCCGGTGCTGCAGCAGCGCGGCCTGTTCCGCACCGAGTACACCGGCCACACCCTGCGCGACAACCTGGGCCTGGAGGTGCCGGCCAACCGCTACAGCGTCGCCGAGGTCGAACCGGCGCTGCACGCAGTGGAACAACGTTCCGCCTGA
- a CDS encoding cysteine dioxygenase, translating into MTQARHPERLRAFIGALAELIDGNPREGDLLHRGGRLLAQLVSHDDWLPDEYAQPDPERYQQFLLHADSRQRFSIVSFVWGPGQTTPIHDHRVWGLIGMLRGSEFSQGFERAPDGRLIAEGKPVQLVPGQVEAVSPKVGDIHQVSNAYSDKVSISIHVYGANIGAVRRAVYQPDGSEKLFISGYSNAYLPNIWDLSKEKSPAL; encoded by the coding sequence ATGACCCAGGCCCGACACCCCGAAAGATTGAGAGCCTTCATAGGCGCCCTGGCGGAACTGATCGACGGCAACCCACGGGAAGGCGACCTGCTGCACCGTGGCGGCAGACTCCTCGCGCAACTGGTGAGCCATGACGACTGGCTCCCCGACGAATACGCCCAGCCCGACCCCGAGCGCTATCAGCAATTTTTGCTGCATGCCGACTCGCGCCAGCGCTTCAGCATCGTCAGCTTTGTGTGGGGGCCGGGCCAGACCACACCGATTCACGACCACCGCGTGTGGGGCCTGATCGGCATGCTGCGCGGTTCCGAGTTTTCCCAGGGCTTTGAGCGCGCGCCGGATGGCCGCCTGATCGCCGAAGGCAAGCCGGTTCAATTGGTGCCGGGTCAGGTTGAGGCCGTGTCGCCCAAGGTCGGTGATATCCATCAGGTCAGTAATGCCTACAGCGACAAGGTGTCGATCAGTATTCATGTGTACGGCGCCAATATCGGCGCCGTTCGCCGTGCGGTGTACCAGCCCGACGGCAGCGAGAAACTGTTTATCTCCGGTTACTCCAACGCTTACCTCCCGAATATCTGGGATTTGTCCAAAGAAAAGAGCCCTGCCCTATGA
- a CDS encoding rhodanese-related sulfurtransferase, protein MTTVSTRRFAQIRQALLDHQEVALVDVREEAPFAESHPLFAANIPLSKLELEVYSRIPRRDTRITVYDNGEGLAARAAERLLELGYSDVSLLEGGLDGWRRAGGELFIDVNVPSKAFGELVESERHTPSLAAEEVQALLDNQADVVVLDARRFDEYQTMSIPTGISVPGAELVLRARELAPDPATRIIVNCAGRTRSIIGTQSLINAGVANPVSALRNGTIGWTLAGQKLAHGQSRRFAPTSEEHRQIAARDARRVADKARVGRATLADLQGWQQDATRTTYLFDVRTPEEFEAGHLPGARSTPGGQLVQETDHVASVRGARLVLADDDGVRANMSASWLAQLGWEVHVLDDLQPANFSETGAWVAPVPAPPQAEPISPHTLADWLTHGDTAVLDFTPSANYVKRHIPGAFWALRAQLPEALAKVPAADRYVLTCGTSQLARLAVAEVEALTGKPVFLLQGGTLNWIAEKLPLEEGETRLASPRIDRYRRPYEGTDSPKEAMQAYLDWEFGLVEQLARDGTHGFYVI, encoded by the coding sequence ATGACCACCGTATCGACCCGCCGCTTTGCGCAGATCCGCCAGGCCCTGTTGGACCACCAGGAAGTCGCCCTCGTGGACGTGCGCGAAGAGGCGCCGTTTGCCGAATCCCACCCGTTGTTCGCGGCCAATATCCCGCTGTCCAAATTGGAGCTGGAGGTGTATTCGCGCATCCCTCGCCGCGATACCCGGATCACGGTCTACGACAACGGCGAAGGCCTGGCGGCGCGGGCGGCCGAGCGCTTGCTGGAACTGGGCTATAGCGATGTCAGCCTGCTCGAAGGCGGCCTTGACGGTTGGCGGCGGGCCGGTGGCGAGCTGTTTATCGATGTAAACGTGCCAAGCAAGGCCTTTGGTGAACTGGTTGAAAGCGAGCGGCACACGCCGTCCCTGGCCGCCGAAGAAGTGCAGGCGTTGCTCGACAACCAGGCCGACGTGGTGGTGCTGGATGCCCGCCGTTTCGACGAATACCAGACCATGAGCATTCCCACCGGCATCAGCGTACCCGGTGCCGAGCTGGTGCTGCGCGCCCGAGAACTGGCACCGGACCCGGCCACCCGCATCATCGTCAATTGCGCCGGGCGTACCCGCAGCATCATCGGCACCCAATCGCTGATCAATGCCGGCGTGGCGAACCCGGTGTCGGCGCTGCGCAACGGCACCATCGGCTGGACCCTGGCCGGGCAGAAACTTGCCCATGGTCAGTCGCGCCGCTTTGCACCCACGTCCGAAGAGCACCGCCAGATTGCGGCCCGGGATGCACGCCGCGTCGCCGACAAGGCCCGGGTTGGCCGCGCGACCCTCGCTGACCTGCAGGGCTGGCAGCAAGACGCGACGCGCACCACCTACCTCTTCGATGTGCGCACCCCGGAAGAATTCGAAGCCGGCCATTTACCCGGCGCGCGCTCAACGCCCGGCGGCCAATTGGTGCAGGAGACCGACCACGTCGCCAGCGTGCGCGGTGCGCGGCTGGTGCTGGCCGATGACGATGGTGTGCGGGCCAACATGTCCGCCTCCTGGCTCGCCCAACTGGGGTGGGAAGTGCATGTGCTGGACGACCTGCAACCGGCGAATTTCAGCGAAACAGGTGCCTGGGTCGCGCCGGTGCCGGCACCGCCGCAAGCCGAACCGATCAGCCCGCACACCCTTGCCGACTGGTTGACCCACGGCGACACGGCAGTGCTGGACTTCACCCCGAGCGCCAACTACGTCAAACGCCATATCCCCGGAGCCTTCTGGGCCTTGCGCGCGCAATTGCCCGAAGCCCTGGCCAAAGTGCCTGCCGCCGACCGCTATGTGCTGACCTGCGGCACCAGCCAACTGGCGCGCCTGGCCGTGGCCGAAGTCGAAGCCCTCACCGGCAAGCCCGTGTTCCTGCTGCAAGGCGGCACCCTGAACTGGATCGCCGAAAAGCTGCCGCTGGAAGAAGGCGAAACCCGCCTGGCCTCCCCGCGCATCGACCGCTACCGCCGCCCGTACGAAGGCACCGACAGCCCCAAAGAAGCCATGCAGGCCTACTTGGACTGGGAGTTCGGCCTGGTCGAGCAACTGGCTCGCGACGGCACCCACGGTTTCTACGTGATCTGA